The following nucleotide sequence is from Corylus avellana chromosome ca7, CavTom2PMs-1.0.
ATAAAATAGTAGTTCTATTAGTACTTCAAATGGAGTAAGACAGATTTGAAAAACCTCTCTATGAGTGCTTGTGGTGTAAGATAGAAAAGTCCTAATTAGTATGAGCATAGGCTTTCTCCAGGTTAAATTAATTATGGATTATGCCCAAAACTAGCAATCTTTGAGTATAAGAACAATCCCGAATTGCAAAACAGAGGATCAAGCACGACACAGGATTACCTTTTGGTACCAAACCACATGTGCCAATTTACCATAGGGCCCTGGGGGTGGAGGATCTCCAAGCATTTTGCACTGCAAACACATTTCACTTCCAACCATTCCGTGGATTGAGCAGCTGGCAATTTCCATTTCTTACAATCAACAACTGTCCCAATTTTGGCATTCCTACCTAAGCTTAAATAATAGATGATTCTCTCTTCAAGCAAGAGGGCCAATGGGAAGCCAATTATCAAACCACCACAAGATGGATTGTCCATTTCCTACTGGTATCTCATGTTATCTCAACTCAAAAGTTTGAGCTTGAGGATCTTCAACTTTTGTCCAAGAGCATTCTCCTGGACATTTCAGGTCCCAAAAACTCTTATCTCTAATCAAGTAATTGCGAACCCAACTGGACCAAATGGTTTGATCAATATTTGTGCATAAGTGCCCTAAATATTTCACCACAGTTTTCTCATTCCATCATTCCTTGTTCTTCACACCCAAGCTCCCTTCCTCATGTAAACACACCTAGTCCCACGCCACACTTAGTGATGGGTAAGGAAAAGGCATTGACTTGTGATtgcaaaaaggaagaaaaaagagaattcTGTTGCCATTCGGGGACTGAGTGAACAATGAAGAGAACAGTAATAGTACACCAAAGAAGAACGAGAGAGAGAAGAACATGCTAGGCACTTTTGCCTCAaaactcaaatcattcaattTTTCACTAATCATAATCTCTGAATTCTTTTAAGTACATTACTCACAAAAATGTTAAGGAATTTTTCTTGTGTAGTAGCATTAAGTCTTGCTCAACTAAGGACTACTAACTTGCACTCAAAGAATATAAATCCAAGATGCTTAGAatatcctaaaaaaaattatagactCAACTCAATCACCGACCCTCAATTCACAGGAGTTGCAGAAAATTACTGATTTGCCCCTCATTATAAAACTAACAACAACTGGTAAAATAAAAACCCCAACTAAAAACTGATTTAATCCTAAAACTCATGCTAGAACTTTCAAACAATGCCAATCTTATTTCAATTGGACTTCCCATGTTGGCACTACATATGAAAAGTTCTAAGTTGTCAAAACTGAAAATCAGTCAAAGGAGAGCAACTTGACTTTTATCTCATAGCTGAATCACAAAGTTTGCATGAGTTACCTCCACTTGTTCGACAGTTATAATTTTCAAGCATTACACCATCCTCACAAGCTAAATTGGATGCAAAATTCTTTGCTAACTTAGGATCCTCATATCGTCTGCCGGCTATCTCCCATGCTCTTGATATAATCCTGCACAGATTTGTCCAGACATATCAAGCATTTCAAATTCTATATTAGATGTTAGTATCATTACTCAAGTGACTGTTAATTCAGATTAGCACATATCAAGGAGAATTAGTTAGAGACATGGACaacaagagagaaaatagaTTGGAAGAGCACAATATAACATTATGAAGTCAACATTGTGTAACAAgcttcattgagaaacaacctGGGTGTAAGTAACTGCAGCAGTCTAGCACGCCTTTCCTCAGgaatatcttcaatttttttcctgaAGATCACACAATGGGGATTAAAATATAAATCCAAGTGATAATTGATCAAGAACAGCCCACTTTCaccatataaaaaataataataaataaagaaaaagatagagaaTTGTCCCAAAAGTCTGAGTTTTGCCTTCGTGACAAATACAGATCCGAGTTTCTAATTTTGACTATTAAAGTCCCGAGTTTCACTCGAGTGACAAGTGGATCCCTCAATCAAATTTTCTGTCCAAGCTTTAACAGAAACTTGCCACCTGGCATATTGTCCACATCAGATCAATGAAAATATGACACGTGTATCTAAATACACGTAAGcaattatgtcaaaaaaaagaaaaaaaaataggggtagAGATCCACCCCACGGATAGAGGGTGGCTCCATCCCCATCAAGGGGCACTGAGGGTGAAGGTGCACCCCACAAAAGAGAGAAGTGGAGAGCTCCATTGCCACACCATGGCAGCAGTGGCTCCAACCCCAAGGTGGGCGGGGGTGGCTCCCGACCCCTATAGAGGGGGTGATGGAGGTGGCTCCACCCCTGCCAACCCCCAAGAGGTGTGGACATGTAGAGAGCAACCCTGTAGAGGTGTGTGGGGGTGGAACTCTCCACTCCCACCGCCCCCTCTTTGAGGTAGGCGGGGGGCGGAGCCACCCTCCACTGCCTCACTTTGTAGTGTGGATAGCGGTGATGGGGTAGATCTTCAccctagcatttttctattttgtttttttctaatttttttggcataattgCTTACTAGACAAGCTTACTGTCACGTTTTCATTGGTCTAACGTGGATAATAATGACAGGTAGCAAATTTTCCGTTAAAGACTTAACGGAAAATTTGGCAAAGAGACCTATATGTCACTCGAGCAGAACTCAGGATTTTAACTGTCAATTTTACAAAATCAGATCATTATCTGTCACAGAGGCAAAATACTCAGAAACTTTTAGGAAAAtttcctaaaagaaaaaaagtcaaaagCTTGTTAAGAGAAATTTCTATTcttgtttctatatatataaagagtggCTCATAGGTGGCTGCACAGCCACCACAATAGGTCATGAGTAGCCGACCGGCCACCCCAACCAGATTGGGGTGGCTGCACAGCCACCCCTCTCCTCCACTAAAAGTGGCCATATAgctactatttaaaaaaataaataaattcaaaaaaaaaaattctaagtaAGAAGTTGGCTCCACATTTGTTTATGTTTCTCAAAAAAAGTAGGTGTACCcccacaaaaaaatattttctcaaatatgGACCCACCAAAAAACACTTatcacatttatatcatatatcaaaatactttttcaaacaaaaaacacttaTCCAAAATCACAAACAAACATAGCCAAAGATATTGGAAATGAGTTATAGCTCAAATGACATCTCCTCCTTCAATCAGAAGGGGATGAAAGGTGTGATCCTGGATTAAGACCCGGGAGTGCTTACCTAACTTAACAATCAGACAAACATGAAGCTACAGGTAAAAATGACCATCCTCCTCTCATTTCACAACATTTATTTATTGGGAAGTTCATTTCATAACATTTATGAgtacaaaataacaatataaattaatttattacaaCATGTAACCATACTTGAAAATTTGCCTCTAAAGTTACTATTTTCTGGAATGAACCATGCCTTTCGACCACTTTACTGTTATTGTTTCTACATCTACAGGTGCccaacaacagcaacaacaacaacaataataacttTACCAAAGATATGCAGCTGGATTATAAGAAGCAGGTTCCAGAGGAATCAACTCCTTAGGGGGATCAAGAAATGTGACTATATCTTCTTCATCCAAGTAAGCTCTTTTACCACTCGGAAGTGTTTCATAAGGTTTCTCATCCCACGGCGACACGTACGATTTCATCCCGAAATTGACGGCACGGATTGCGCCACGAGGCCCATGTGTACAGAAATCCAGACCTATATTATAAGGAATGCAATTCGAAAGTGTTAATCATTTATTTACGCTCACGGGAAATCGGCAGCCACACAAAGGGGAAAAGGGAATAGGGGGTCAAGTCGGAGGAGTTATGCGGTTACCTGTTGAGTCTGTGAAGCCCAGACGTGGCTGCCGTTGGTGTGATGGGAAGTTGATTGGGCGGGAAATGGATGAAGGGTTCAAATTCGAGGAAAGCCGCACCGGATGGCTGAACGATGTTGCCTTCATTTTCCGAAATATtggaaaagtgttttttttttttctttcttcccttttaTCAGGAGAACCGGAGAAAGAAACCGAGAAAGAGAAGATAATTCCCAATTTGGTCCGtcacctaaaagaaaaaaaagacacgtCTCAGCAGTTCACATCATataaattagggaaaaaaatataatttagcatctcaaactatcaatcatttttattttaacattttaatattcaaaaagtaataaaatagtCCCTTAAACTATTaaacaattgcaatttgacAACTCTTTTAATTAtcaccgtcaaataggatggacAACTCAAAACTTTGTTGTTTTggtaaggttaagttactaaaatgtccttaaaaaaaatcaatttaaaaaatgttccccaaaacaacgtcattttgaggaaagagaaagaaaaagagaaaaaaaaagaaaatccgatggtttaggggtggctcgccggccacgcccaaggcctatggggtggctggtgagccacccctaaaccaccagttttctttttttttttttcctcaaaatgatgtggttttgggggcatttttttaattgattttttttttaaaagggtattttagtaatttaaccttgtcaaaacgacgtagttttgaatttttcatcctatatGACGGTAATAATTAATGGAGtgaccaaattgcaactgtttgatAGATTGAAagctattttatcactttttgaacattatgggtttaaaataaaaatgactgatagtttgagagctaaattatatttttccttataaattattttatgatatatattttattttattatgtctaATGATATGCATGGtactatattatttaaaattataatatgctaaaatatatatactactaATCTCTACTATGAAATATTTGGTCAccactttaaatgaaattgagaagattcTTTCGGCTTTTTTTCATTGCTATAAATCCTCagcatttcaaataaaatagaaatgagtaatttcatgattaagatttattttataaatttagcAGCGTAAATTAtgttacataataaatatgttattgtcacattatttaaaaattttaaataactaataataataataaaaaaaaaatattaactatGAAATAGAGGCAGAGATCCTCTACCAGACTACCACACAAGAGGCAaacaatttcttcctcttttctcttAAACCAACGAAAAGAAAAGGTTTGCCGTGCAGCATTATTGTCGGCAGAATACTCAAGGTGTTTTCATACCAAAGTGATGGATATTTCgcaatgtttttaatttattattattattattttgagtgAACGTATGGTTTGGTTCTGAGAGCCTAGGTACATAGATGTATATAGCTGGTTTTTTAAA
It contains:
- the LOC132188518 gene encoding uncharacterized protein LOC132188518 translates to MKATSFSHPVRLSSNLNPSSISRPINFPSHQRQPRLGFTDSTGLDFCTHGPRGAIRAVNFGMKSYVSPWDEKPYETLPSGKRAYLDEEDIVTFLDPPKELIPLEPASYNPAAYLWKKIEDIPEERRARLLQLLTPRIISRAWEIAGRRYEDPKLAKNFASNLACEDGVMLENYNCRTSGGPMPIAWMNSFKKAIFCGKDGKTYGRFIGGSVLSGFTKSFSPLYFELKQVKEVMSTGQPCDLAYDFGDGLLDLQEYPQGFPKPAKHLYPFNDLVVVYIRHLGPGVSVGQAWQEGKALQDVPQKLCGEILMVKDYAALSENH